A segment of the Marinobacter alexandrii genome:
TTGAAACTTGCCTTTGGTTGCCAAAACATATAGTAAACATTAGATCAAACGATTCCTAGAGGTTATTATAACAAATAACGTTTGAACTTTAAGATTTATTCTTGAAAGGCTAATCACTTACTTTTTGTTATTTTTGAGTACCGTATTTGTTTAAATATTCGCCTTTTTAACCATCTCGTGATGAAACTCGCATTGAAAAATGCGTTAATTGTAGCTGTGCTGGCTGCAACAAACGCTTTATCTGCACAAACAACTTATTATACGTTTGCAACTGGTGATTGGGAAACCCCTGCATCATGGACGTTAACATCTGATGGTTCTTCCGGAGCTGCTGCCACCGCACCTGGAGGATCAGATAATGTAGTGATTAGGAGTGGGCATACCATCACCATTGATGATACAAATGACAATGGGAATGAAACTACTGCCGATGCACTGACCTTAACCAATGTTGGGGCGTTTACAGGATCTGATCTGAATGCGTTTTATCACACCGGAGACATTATTGTTTCCAATGGAGGAACCATAACTGCAAGTGTTAGAATGATGACAGCCGATGTTTTTTCTGTTGAAAATGGAGGAAGTTTTAATACGACTGGAGATCTCATCATTTTAGGTTCTTTAAATGTTTCATCTACAGCAACTTTTACAGTTGGAGATGATTTTATCCTAAGTGGTGATAGCCGAACAATCATTGACAATACATCGACTGCTGGTGATGATCTTTACATTGATCACACAGATGCTGTACTTTGTGGAGATGGAACTGTTGATACAGGAAATGGAGGAGGAGACCCTACCGTCCAATACTTAAATTCTGCGACAGCAGCACAAGTATGTTCCTCATTCTCGATTACTTGTACTACTAATTGTGGTGGTTTTTCAAGTGGGACCCCTTCTGGTAGTTTTATCACTGGAAATACAGGTCCAGGTGGAGTAGGTGATGCAAGTAATAATCAATTATGGTTAAAGGCCGATGATCTGAGTCTTAGCGATGGAACAGCGGTTTCAAGCTGGACAGATGCTTCAGGTAATAGCTTGACAGCCTCTTCGAGTGGTGTTTCTGCTGAAGAGCCCACTTTCAATACAAATGATGTTAATGGTTTTCCATCGATAAGTTTTGATGGAGGAGATTTCTTGAATTTAGGGAATGTGGCAGCATTGAACTTAACACCTGGTACAGATAGCTGGTCCTTTTTCATCGTATACAATGTAGCAGGAGCAACACCCCAGGGCACTTTTTTTTCAAAAGCGACTCAAGCAACAAGGCACTATCAGTATACCATTGATGATAACGCGGGAACATCAAGATTCACTACTTTCATTGGAGGTAATGCAGATGTAGGCTCAGTTACGGCTACCAATGATTGGTTTGTTTCATCGAGTACTAATAATGCTACTCAAAAAGATTCATGGACGGATGAGGGAGTGAATTTTGCTGCACAAGGAGTAGGTACTGCCGCAGAAGCAACTGCAGATGTTTTGATTGGTGCTAGAAGGGGCTCTGGTCCAAGTACAGGAACAGGGTTTAGGCTAACTGGAAATATTGCCGAAATAGCCATGTTCGATACAGAAGTCAATACGGCCCAACGAATAATAGCCACGAATTATCTAGCAGCTAAATACGATATAACGCTGACTGCAAATGATGTTTATGATATGGATGATAGTGGAAATGGAGATTTTGACTATGAAGTTGCTGGGATTGGCCAGGCTTCCGATGGCTCAAACCATACAGATGCTAGAGGTTCGGGGGTTGTGAGAATGTGGGATCCTTCTGATCTGGCTGATAGCGAATTCCTAATGTGGGGACATGACAATACAAACATCTCCAGTACTGATGTAACGGATGTTGATGGAACTATTATAGAGGAAAGACTATCACGCATTTGGAGAATTACAGAAACAGGAGATGTAGGAACAGTCTCCATCTCTATTGACTTCTCAGGAATAGGCTCATCCTTGGGCAGTGATCTTCGATTGCTCATTGATCGTGATGGTGATGGATTTGATGACAATGATGTAACTCCAATTGAAGGATCGGTTTCCAACGATGTAGCTACCTTTTCAAATATAGATTTCCAGGATGGTGACAGATTTACCCTTGGAAATACAGATGTGACAACTCCACTACCAATAGAACTGATTGCTTTTGAAGCAGAACCTTCAATCAAATCAGTCAAATTGAAGTGGTCCACTGCAAGCGAGTTAAATAATGATTTTTTCAGCGTGGAAAGATCAGCTGATTCAGAAAAGTGGGGCGTGATCTCAACCGTAGAAGGATCAAGAAGTTCGAGTAAGATTACTGAATATATCACCGTAGATAATAGCCCACTAAATGGATTTTCTTATTATAGGTTGAAGCAAACGGACTTTGATGGTCAGTATGAATATTCGGATATTAGGATGATAAACTTTAGAGGAATTGATACAGAGTTAGAAGTATTCCCTAACCCATCAAAAGATGTATTTATAATACAGAGTGAACATATAAGTTTTGAAGATATACAGCTTTATGATAGTCAAGGAAAAGAAGTGGATGTATCCTTGAAAAGGACTCATTCCAAAGTCAATATTGACCTTTCTCAACTACCGAAGGGAGTTTACTTCTTAAGTGTTCAATTAGACAATTCTGCAGAAGTCGTACGATTGATTAAGGATTAAAAAAGGTAATAACCTCAGAGTTCCATCAAAACAGTCCTTACCGTCACTACGAGCCATTTTACTTATAAAATAATTAGCGAAATGGCGTGGTAGTCTCAAGAAAACTGGGGGTTGTCACAGCTTCCCGCAATTCCCTTACTAGAGTGCAATGACGGTTTTACAAATTTTTTAAATCGAACTGAGGTTAATAACCAATTGCTGACGGCATTTTCCCCAATAGCCTGAAGCTAAATACAAGCCTTAATTCAAAGATGATCCTTGTGTTGTTATCTAGTTTATCTAAAATTGTTGAAAAATTTTTTGACACAGCTATGAAAAACCAATTCTCACTTTTCACTCTTCTTCTTTTTTTTCTATTCTCTTGTGGTGATGATGACTCTACTGATCCAGGTGATCTGAACTCATTGCCAATCGATGAAGGAGGCATAAATGAAGCGAAGGTACTTGGATCGACATCAGCTGTATATGGACATTACGTCTATACGCCAAGTGGATATAATCAAAACTCAGCTGACTATCCACTTCTTGTTTTTTTGCACGGCTCGGGCGAAAAGGGCAATAGTGATACCAATCCGGATGACCTGAAAAAAGTCTTGGTACATGGGCCTCTGAAACTGATAGAAACAGAAATGTGGTCTCCGACTTTCCCAATGATAGTAGTGGCACCTCAGTTGCCCACAGGTGAGAATTGGAATGCTGATAACGTCCATGACTTTATTCAATACCTGATTGATAACTATAATATCAATGAAAGCAGAATATATTTGACAGGCTTGAGTCTAGGTGCAATAGGAAGTTTCGCATACATTGCCAAATATGGATCAGATTCGTTTGTTGCAGCAGTGGTTCCTATAGCTGGACAAGGAAATACATCCAAAGGTGACCAGTATGTTGATATCCCAATTTGGGCCTTTCATGGGGATAATGATAATACCGTTCGTACTGCAGGTTCTATCAATATGGTAGAAGCTATCAATGAGGCAAATCCTACGACACGTGCAAAATTGACAATCTATCCTGGTGTAGGTCACAATTCATGGACGAGGACGTATGACGGTAGCGGAATGGGAGATGAAAGTACAGATTATGATGCTTTCAATATGAGTATATACGATTGGATGTTTACGTTCCAGAAGGAATGAGTAGATCAATCATTTACAAAAATGAGCTAGAGAAGTATTAAAATTGGTGAAGTATTAATAAATAGGGCTTATTCTCATCTTTAGCTACTAAGTCTTAGCGAATCTTTAAGTCTTTGGATACTTTTAAAGTATAATGAACGAATTAGGTTCTTTTCGTTATGCTTCACTTACATGGATAGTTGTTTTTCTGATCTCCTATCCAAATTATTCTTATGCTCAACAAGGAGATAGTATTCTTGCGGCTTTACCTAATGAACTAGGTGTTACTGGCAGGGTTGATAC
Coding sequences within it:
- a CDS encoding T9SS type A sorting domain-containing protein, whose product is MKLALKNALIVAVLAATNALSAQTTYYTFATGDWETPASWTLTSDGSSGAAATAPGGSDNVVIRSGHTITIDDTNDNGNETTADALTLTNVGAFTGSDLNAFYHTGDIIVSNGGTITASVRMMTADVFSVENGGSFNTTGDLIILGSLNVSSTATFTVGDDFILSGDSRTIIDNTSTAGDDLYIDHTDAVLCGDGTVDTGNGGGDPTVQYLNSATAAQVCSSFSITCTTNCGGFSSGTPSGSFITGNTGPGGVGDASNNQLWLKADDLSLSDGTAVSSWTDASGNSLTASSSGVSAEEPTFNTNDVNGFPSISFDGGDFLNLGNVAALNLTPGTDSWSFFIVYNVAGATPQGTFFSKATQATRHYQYTIDDNAGTSRFTTFIGGNADVGSVTATNDWFVSSSTNNATQKDSWTDEGVNFAAQGVGTAAEATADVLIGARRGSGPSTGTGFRLTGNIAEIAMFDTEVNTAQRIIATNYLAAKYDITLTANDVYDMDDSGNGDFDYEVAGIGQASDGSNHTDARGSGVVRMWDPSDLADSEFLMWGHDNTNISSTDVTDVDGTIIEERLSRIWRITETGDVGTVSISIDFSGIGSSLGSDLRLLIDRDGDGFDDNDVTPIEGSVSNDVATFSNIDFQDGDRFTLGNTDVTTPLPIELIAFEAEPSIKSVKLKWSTASELNNDFFSVERSADSEKWGVISTVEGSRSSSKITEYITVDNSPLNGFSYYRLKQTDFDGQYEYSDIRMINFRGIDTELEVFPNPSKDVFIIQSEHISFEDIQLYDSQGKEVDVSLKRTHSKVNIDLSQLPKGVYFLSVQLDNSAEVVRLIKD
- a CDS encoding dienelactone hydrolase family protein, encoding MKNQFSLFTLLLFFLFSCGDDDSTDPGDLNSLPIDEGGINEAKVLGSTSAVYGHYVYTPSGYNQNSADYPLLVFLHGSGEKGNSDTNPDDLKKVLVHGPLKLIETEMWSPTFPMIVVAPQLPTGENWNADNVHDFIQYLIDNYNINESRIYLTGLSLGAIGSFAYIAKYGSDSFVAAVVPIAGQGNTSKGDQYVDIPIWAFHGDNDNTVRTAGSINMVEAINEANPTTRAKLTIYPGVGHNSWTRTYDGSGMGDESTDYDAFNMSIYDWMFTFQKE